Part of the Hippopotamus amphibius kiboko isolate mHipAmp2 chromosome 7, mHipAmp2.hap2, whole genome shotgun sequence genome, GAAAAGACCTGTCGGGAGCGGGGGAGCAGCTACGTCAGATTCTGCTGTGAGGAGAGTCTCAGTGAGAACAAGGCCAGTGTGATGAGGACTGAGACATGGCCTCTGGATTTAGAGCCAAGGATGTCATGGGTGACAAACAGAGGAGTAAGAGCGGGAGGACGTGAGGATGCCTGGTCTCTAGCTTGGGTGATGGGGTGGATGGTGGCGCCCTTTCCCCAGTTAGAGAGGGaacaggggaaggaggagaggcttCTGAGGCCACCTGATATTTGTGGAGCATCTCATTTCCCCGCACCAGCTGGACAGTCTTGTCGCCCCTGCCTAATCCCACGGCTCCTCTGTGCCCACCAGCCCTTCAAAGGCCCTGATGTAGGAACCATCTGTTGGTGGTGCCTCCCTGTCCCCCGTGAGGGCCACTGTCTACCCACCCCTCCTTTCCATCCCTGTGTCTGTCTCAGACAGACCCCAGGGAAGGGAGCCTTGGGGGCCTGTGCTGCCCCCGCGTTGCTTGGGACCAGCCCTGGTTCACATCCCAGCTCCGCAGGCACTGACTGTGCGCCTCGGGACAGCTTCCCTACCCTCGCCAGCCCTGCTTGCTGAGCCTCCATGTCTTCGGGAGCAGGGGTCGTCGTCTTTGGTACCCCTGGAGGGTGTCTGAAGGATTGGATGAGCTGAGGTGGTTGGAAATGGCTTGGTGAGGTGTGGCGCGGACAAGGGCATGGCCGTGGTGGCTGGCCCCACATCTCAGCCCCCAGCTCCCCCCGGAAGCCCGCGGAGCTGCTCCAAGTGCGGGGAGCAGCCGCCTCACCGCTGACCGCTGCCCTTGCTCTGCAGATAGAAGACTTTCGAGCCACCGTGGCGCAGCGCCTGGCCCGGATGCTGCAGATCTGCGCTGGCCACGTGCCCGGCGTCTCGGCCCTGAACCTGCTGTCCCTGCTGAGGAGCTCCGAGAACCCCTCCCTGGAGGACCTGTGAGGGCCCCCAGCCCCCGGGCTGCGCCTCCCCACAGCTTGGTGCCCAGCTCAGGAAACAGTGACCGTTGCTGGAGACCGTGCCCGGGCTTGACAGGCCGGGGTCAGCAGGCAGTTCCCTCGGGGCCGAAGTCCCTGAGCTCCAGCAGGGAGTTctgaggcgggggcgggggggcggaggGAGCCCAGCTGGTGGgactccagcccctccccctcccatgcTCACTCCAGCAGAGCCCCGGGGCTTCCTCCATCTGACGTGTTACCTTTCCACTTAAGACTTCAGTTCCACTTAAGACCTCAATTGAACAAAGGGCCCATAgctaaaaaaagtttgaaaatcactggtcTCATCCACCACTttgattttgcagatgaggaaactgactcaGAACAATTAGGAGTCGGGTAGGAGGAGCTTGGACTCTAGGAGCCCGGTCTGACTCCACATCCTGGCCTTGCCGTCCTTAAAGGACCTGGTTGTTGCCTCTCGGGGCCTCCGCTTTCCCAGGTGTGAGATGGAGATTGTTCAGCTCACCCTGCTGCACTGTGAGGGTTGAACGAAAGGGTGGAGGTGAAGTGGCTGAGGCTGTGTTACTCCTGTGCTGGTTTGGGTGCCAATGTATTTCATAATAAATGTGTTGGTGCCTGTGCAGTGCCAGGTAAGCACTGAGTGAACAGGTGTTTGAACTATTATTTGAAATTACACAGAGCTAAGTTCAAAAACTGGTGCACATCCAGGAATAACACAGTGAATTCTTAAGTTCATGAGAATTAAGAGAGAGAATCTGACCAAGGGCTGGTTTATGGGTCGGCCGCAAGAGGTTGCACAATGACcgtttctttccctctcctttggGTCTAATTAGTATTTGTGGAAGTGCCAGGATTAGAATCCTGGAACCCTGGCAGCCAGGTCtgggctcctgcccctcccctgtggCCAGCTGGGTACACACGTGGGAGCTTGGGGGTGAAGAGGAGATTTGGCGGGAGAGGCCTCAGGAAGGGAGCCAGGTCCTGGAGCCTGAcagcaccctccccgcccccgaccCAGCTTGTGCCCTGACCTGCCCTCCATCCTCAGGCCTCAGGACCGGCCCTGCTTGATGCCCTGGACGGTGCCAGCACCGCAGGGCCTCTGCTTTGACGTCACCATGGGGCAGCCACAGCTCACGCAGGCGCCGTGAGGGTAGGGCCcgcctttctcctctcctttggtTCCTCCCAGACCTGGCCCAGGGCCCCACCCTTTGTGCAAGCTCAGTAAGGTTTGCAGACTCCTGGCCACCTTCCAGGCAGTCCCCTGGGCCCTCTGAGAACCTCAGCTGTGGAGATTCTGGTTCAAGCCCGAGACGTCACCCAACCTTCGCAGAGCTTCATGCTTTACGGAGCCCTCCTCACACAGTCAttcctgccaccctccccacAGACCTGTGAGGCTGACAGTGTTTCCCCATTTCAGTTAATGAAACTGAGACTGTTGTCATCAGAGGCTCATCCACAGCTCATCGGGGGCAGAGCCAACCTCTGGCCccagttctctgctttttctctctggTTGTTCTCTTAGGTGCCTAATTGTTGAACAAAGGTTTGGGCATCTCTGCCGGGCAGGCCCTGAGCTGAGAACACAGCAGTGGTGGACACACAGACCTTGTGCCAGAGAAAGCAGCCATGTGGAAGGCTGGTCTCCTAAAGCGCCACTCCCACTGGTTGGGGCCCCGTCAGCACAGGGGGAGGCTTCATGGCGGGGAGGGCGGAGAGCAGGGTAGGAGCCCCGGCCTGGCCCACCGGGGGAGGAGGATGGTGCAGGCCTGGGGCCTCAGCATTTGGGAAGGGAGGCCCGCTTCTCCGCTGAGGTCGGGGGTGGGTCTGGCTTGAAGGGAGAGGCTGGCTGTGGGAGGGGAAGGTGTGCGCTGGTCTCTGCAGCAGGGGCCCAGGAGGCCGGCCTTTTCCGAGGGCCCAGCAGCTCCTAGAAACCAGCACTGGCTTCAGCCCCTCAGGAGCCTGGGCCAtcaaggagcctgcctgcctcttCTGGGCTTATCATTTTGGCTGGAGACAGTGGGGTCCTCCCTGTATGCCCTCCCCCAGCCAGCATGGGACACTCTCTctcttaccccccacccccagtccctgtgccacattttcttcGCCACCTGGTGCCATTTAACAGGAGGAATGGCATCATGTTCTCCAGCCGCAGATCTGGGAGCCTTCCAGGTGCTGGGGGAGCATGGTACTGTCACTGCTGCCAACTCCAGCGAGCTTGGCGGGCGCCCTGGAACCCAGAGgccacctctgcctcccagcaGAGTGGAGCAACCCCTAAACAGCCGCCAGCCAccctcagccccctgcccccagctgggCAGTGGAGGCCAGCGACGTTGTCCAGGAGACAGTTTGACCGAGGGAAGTAACAGAAGACCCATCTTTACGCCCCCATGGTGCCCGGAATTGGCACTTGGTGCTgtggagggagacaggagaggcTGCACTTGGCTTCCTACTGATCTCATGATCTCAGCCAGGTCCCTCATCCTcgatgtgcctcagtttcctcctctgtagaaTGGGGTCAGGCTAATTGATGCCTTTCTTCACAGCCTGTTGTGAGGACTGAGAATGAGAAGCTGTTACTTGAGACATAAAACTCAAGCAAATGTAAGACTCCTGAGCTGGCCATGGTCACAGGGTGGTCACATTGGAGGCAGTTACTGAGGGTGGGCACGGACCCCTGAGCAGCAGGTCCAAGTGGGTGGGCACCCGAGGCTCCTGGAAGGGATGCCCTTCTGCTGGGTCTGGGAGCTCCCGGTCCATGCTCTCtgagagcacagaggagggaggggggcatTTGGGCCCCCACCGCGTGGGTGAGACATCGAAGCCATCAGAGGGCAGGGCTCGTTCAGGGTCACAGGTTCTTTTGTGCCCTGAGGCCACGTTGCTGTGGGCAGTCCGGGAGCCCAGGCCCAAGGAGCGCACACTCTCCGCAGGAGGCTGCGCAGACCCAAGCGCTCCGGCCCCGCTCTGACGCCGTTTCCCATCCCTGCCCAGGGGGCAGGGCCTCCTTGCGGGGAGGGGCTCCACCACATGGTACCTGCGTCTCCTCCACCCCTCAGTGAGCAGAGGCAGGGGCAGCCTGGGGCTGTGGCTAAGGCAGGGCAGCCTGGCCGCAGAGGGGAAGTGATGCAGTGGGAAAGGACCTGGCCTTTGAGTCCCACTGCCTTGGGGCCCGTGGCCAACCTGCAGTGAGACATGGGGCCGCTCACTTCCCATCCCTGAGCGCCACGGCCTGTTGAGGTTCTTCTGAGGCTCAGAGGAACTGAAGTGCCTGACGCTGCACCTGCCCCGTGTATACCCTCCACGCCCTCCACGGACGGTGTCCCCGAGGGTCGGCTGGTTGTGCCCAGGGGTGTGGTGGGCCAGGTGGCTGCAGGAGGCTCTGGAGATAAAGCCCCGCCACAGCTTGGCCTCCTCACACACACCTGGTGCCAGGCCAGCACGAAGGGGCCTtttccagaaggtgcctgccgaTGTAAACCTCCCCATCCTTCAGTGTCCCCTGGGGCCCAGCAGAGAATCATTGTGAAAGCACGTCTCACAGACACTTGGAGAGGCTGAGGGAGGCGATGTGGTGGGCTGCGAGTCCCGCTTGATTGTGACCCTGTGGACTGGGGGTCCCTGAGGACCagctctgggggggggggcaatcCCCTGTGCCCCTGACCTGGACAGGTGGCAGCCTCCCTGGGGCCCCTGTTATGTCAGGGGATGCCAGAGACATCTGGGGGGCTCTGGGAGCTCACATGGAGTGGATGCTTGGTCTGACTGCATAACAGCCTTGCCAGGCCAGGCTCAGAGGGGTCCCCAGCACTTGGTCATCGACCCACAGATGTATGGTGGGAGCGGTGGTGGGAGAGCTCGGGGACTGCCTGGCTCACCCCTTTTCCTTCTAAGCTTGCTTTGTTCTTCGCAAAGTAAGAGCCATGATGCCACCTCACCCACAGGGCTGAGGCAAGGGATTCGGGTGATGGGCAGGGCGCGGGCCCTGCGGATGTTCGGCGTGCACACCACCGTCATCCTGGCTGCTGTGCCAGTCCCTGGGCCTTGCCTGCCCCTCTCCGGACACCCTCTGGGATCACTCCCACCTCTGTCCCCCTGTTCTGAGGTCTCACCGGGCCTTTCCCAAGTCTCTGGCCCTCCCAGCCACCCTGCACTCCTGAAGTTTTCTCCCCAGCACTTCTCGCCTCCTCACCTACTGTATGGTTTCACTGTTAGGGTTTTGTCTCTGTGGTTCCCTGCTGTCTCCCcagaacctagaacagtgcccgACCCGTAGTAAGACTCAGTAAGTACCTGGTATCTGCACACGGCGTCGGCCTGTGCGTTCACGTAGAGCTTTAAGCCCGAAGGAGGCCCAGAGCCAGTGGCCACCTTACCCCTCCTTATCCCTGAATGACGCCTGGGGAGGGATGGCCCCTGGGAAGGttccctgctcctccccacccaccccccagccttACCGCCTCTGTCCCCCTCACACACCTGCAGGCCTGGCCCCAGGAGGTGGGGACTCCGTTCCCTGTGGCGGTGAGGCTGACGGGCCGGgtctcctctctgacctcataTGGAGGGCCCAcgtcccccagcccagggccaggtggagaGGAACCCCTGGACTGCACCtgtgtgggtgagtgtgtgtAGGGAGAATGGGGGCTTGAAGGTAGGCAGAGGGGGCCTGAGAGAGCCTGGGCAAGGATTTTCTAACTGCTTCATGGACAGACATGACCTGCCTTTGTGTAACTTGGGTTCGAGGGGAGAGGGGGCCCCAGGGCTCTCTGGCCGCACCAGGACCTCGTACTGATCTCCCTGCCTCTacctaccccccacccctaccccccaacAGTGTCCAGAGGCCCAACATCgcatccttcccactctccccagTGAGGGGGACTTTCTGGCAGGGTCCTATACATCAGAGCTAATACATGAGAAAGACAAAGGGAATGACTACTGTaggaggttggggggaggggagggggtgggggtggctctCCGGCAGCCATGACAGAATAAGACGGAGCAAGAGGGAATGgcttggtggtccaatggttagggctcCGTGCTCTCACGGCCAAGgacctgagttcaatccctggttggggaactaagatcccacatgcctcacatggaaaaaaagaaaaaaagaaaaaagatggcgcAAGACAGCCAACACCGCATTCAGGATGGGCccggggtggggtgtgggggaggccGACAGAACAATCCGCACCGCGCGGCCCCTCTATGAAACACGAAACCTGTTTTTCTCTGTGCAGGTATACAAGAATTTAAAGGCATAAAAATAGGACTGGGGTGGAAGACTCCAAAGTGAAAACAGACTCCCTCTGGGGATGGCGGGCAAAAGTCCCCTTTTACTCATATCCTTCTGAGTGTGAGGGTTTTTTCATGAGAATGTGTTCAGATATTACACAATGACAAATCAAACTAATTTTTAAGTACAGAACACATGCATCCCAGGTCTCAGAGCACTTTCACATCCAGGTCTGGAGGGCTAgacctctctgcctctctgccccGGGGACTGCCCCAACCATGACACTGAGCTTGTCCAACAGGCAGTTTCCTCACTTCCCCAACCCTGTCCTTGAGGCATGAAGGGCACAGGCCACACTTCATAGTCGGCTGGACACAGACGCCATCCAGGCCCCTCATACATGCTGAGCCATCCCTTTGCCCCACAGAGCCCCTACTTCCCCGTCTGAAAAACTGACATCATGATGGCACCTGTGTCAGAACCATGGGGGGGGTGTTTGGGGGGGGTATTTGGGGGATGTAGATCAAGGGAGACTCCCTTTTCCCTGACAAACTCAAATTAATCATCTTTCTAAAAAAACTCATCCATGCATGAAAACTTGAGAACACTGATAGATTCAATTCGAAGGGTTTTTCAGCAGCAAAGTCCCTTATTTTCTACGTAAGCATACATTGAGGTAGTGataccaaatttatttatttataattttattttatttatttatttttgtctgtgttgggtctttgttgacgcgtgcgggctttgtctagttgcagcaagcgggggctactgtgGTGAGTGcaggctgctcttcgttgcggtgcacgggcttctcattgctgtggcttttgttgtggagcacgggctctaggcgtgagggcttcggtagttgtggcgcacaggctcagtaattgtggctcgagggccctagagtgcgggctcagtagttgtggcgcacgggcttagttgctctctgtggcatgtgggatcttcctggaccggggatcgatcccgtgtcccctgcattgacaggcagattcttaaccactgcaccaccgcaGAAGTCCCCCAAATTATTTAAAGTAAACACTATTGAAAGAACAGGGAAATTTTGCTGGAACCACATTGATTTTAGAAACTTCAACTCCTCCCTCTTGGTCGTATCTCATAGGTAAAAAAGTGATGTAGAAGacgagttttaaaaattaataaaccgGACTTAAGAGCTatgtgggaagaaaaaagaagaatcattGAGGAATAACCTTTCACCACATTGGTCTGATGGTGAAATTTCTCTTCTTAATTCCTGTCTCGTGAGCAGAGATTCGAGGTCTCCCCGCTTCCCTATTTAGGAGGCGCAAGTGAGAAGTTTTGTCCAGAGTCAGGCACCCGCGCGCTCCACACGAGTCCTGTTGCAGGCCTGCTCTGTCCTCAGCACCTGCCCGTGGGGGCACAGAGGAAGCACCCAGGAAACCTCTGTGTCAACTGAGTGTCTCCGCTTGTCCTTCAAGGTACACAACCAGCGGAGCCACAGCTGCCCGAATTGCTTGAGGCCCTGACGGCCACCTCCTCTGCTACCCGCCAAAGTCAGAGCAGCCACAGCGACACAGTGAGACTGGGGCAGCCCGTGCAGTGGTGGCTCAAGTAAATGGCCCCAGACTGGCCCCATCCTCTCCCAGGGATGGGTTCCCCCTCCAGGTTCTCGAGACCCAGACCCTTCCACTCGGGTTAAAAGAGATGCCTGACGCTAGTAAGAGCTCTGCAGTCCCCAGGGGAACAGGTAATAACAGCATCAGTAGCGACGGGGTAGGGATTGGGGCCCAGGCTTCTAGCCTTGCCCCCACTCCTCTGCCCCATAGGAGGGCCTTCCCTGCCCAGGCTCCTCTCCAGGctcctggccccccaccccctcaccacaCACcgacacccacacccacacccaccgcCCCAGACCCACTTCTCCTTTGCAGTTGCCCCACCGCCTACACCTTCCTGCCACGGAGTTGCTGGCCCGTGGGCAGGGGACGGAGAGGCAGTGGGCCACAGCTCCTCAAGGCCGGCCGACTCAGGGTTCTGTGTGAGTCTTCAGGTCCCTGGAGCCAGAAACCCCTCCCTTGGCTCCCCTCACTCCACAGCATCCCTCTTTGCTCCTAAACAACTGCTGGCTTGTTCCCCGGCCCTGGGCCATGGTGCCAGCCTCCTTGCTGCTCCACTCACCCTGTCCAGCCTCCAACTCCACAGCAGCAGGGAGAGGGTCCCTCCTAAGGCACAGCTGAGAGAATCTCTCCGCCACTCAAACACCTCCTGGGATCCTCACTGCCCGGGACCTGCGGCTTGAGGCCCGGCCCGGCCCATCTGAGGCCTCAGTCTCCCTCCCCCCGCAGCATCCCCTGAGGCAGTGGCCATGCCTGTCCCCAGGGCAAGCCTCCCCTTGCCCTCCTCTGTGCTTTGGCCCTTGCCCTTCccgtccctctgcctggaaggttTCCCTCCCCCTTTGAGCTGCTAAAGATCTACTCCTGCCCCtaagccccctccccgccccctggaCAGTcactctttcctctgtgcacCTGCAGCGCTGAGTGCTTAAGGGTCTGGTATGGCCGACCATGAGGCACTAAGTCCGTGCTCCGTGCTGAGGCTCtctgccagcccctgcccccagggaggggacagccTATGTCCAGGAAGGCCGAGGGGGCTTGAGTGTCTGTCTGAGACTCAGTCTAAGAGACACGGGTGCGAGACAGGTGGGGCTGCCCCAAACCCTGGGGAGCAGAGACAGACGGGAGGGGCCTCGGTGAGACACAGAGGTGAGCAGGCCTGGACACACACAGCCCTGAGATAAAGGAGTTGGGCGGGTGGGCTGCCTACTGCCTACTGGGCCTTGGTCTGTTTGTGTGTTCATCTGCTGATCTATCTCCCTCCTGCTTAGGATCTGGGGACCGAGCTGTCCCTGGACCTGCCCCATCTGTGCCCTCCATTCCAGCCAGTGCTTCCTCGCTAACAGGCAGGTCTGTCTGACACTCCCTGCTTAAAGCTCTTcatggctccccagtgccttTCCAGCCAGAGTCCCAGCTTCTCTCAGTCAAGACCCTCTGGTCCCAGCACTCCCTGGCCTTTGTATTTAGCTTCAAGGCCCTTGCTCACACTGGGCGTTCCCCCAGCCCTCACTCCATCTAGCAAACACCTTCTCATCATCTCCTCCACAAAGCTTTCCTGTCCCTTCCATGGTGATCACGTTCACTGACGCTGCCCCTGGGGCCTGGTACAGTGTGGGCACACAGGATGTGTTTGATAAACTGACCAGCTCCGCCTGAGAAGGACAGGAGGGCTCCCcagaggaggcaggtggggggagaCGGCTGGCGAGGATGGCCTTGGGAAGCAGGACAGAGGAGGCCACCCAGATGTCTGTGCCCTGATCAAGGGGCCCATCCTCTGCTCCCCAAGAGCAGGCCCTGGTCTGAGCCCCAGCCTTATCTCAGTGCCCAGCAGAGGGCCCGTCCAGTGGTTGTCTAGGGGTGATGGTTGAATGGAGAAATCAGATAGAAGGTCTGGGGTGCGAGGGCCCTGGCTAAGAGTGCTCCCACCTGGTCCCACTCCAGCAGGCAGGAGGGCGGGttggggcggagtgggtggtagCCCCGCCCGGTTTCCTCCCCACAGGGCAGTAGAGGCCAGACTCAGTCCCAGTGGGGTGTGCAGACGGGGCTCCGGCTTTGGCAGCATGAGGCGAGGGCGGAGGAGCCGGAGAGTCAGGGACAGGGAGGCACCCACGCAGTGCCTGCAGACCCAGTGCTTCGACCCGCTGGTTCGCAGATGTGTGGCCTGCAGCCTCCTCCGGACGACGGAGCCTCGACCGGGTAAGAGTTGAGCCGCTCTGCTGGATGGCGTGCAGGGCGGCCCTGGAGGAGCAAGGAGGGTTCTGCCAGGACGCCCAACGCCCTGAGAGTCGCAGGCACGGCCCCAGCTGTACCTGTCTCGGGACGTGGGGGGCATCGGGTTAACGGGCGAGGCTGGGGGGCctgtgggctggggctgggtggcGACCAGCCGTCGCCGCGTGGCCCTCACggccccctctctccccctccccccgccccgccccgccgggctCTCCCTCCCCTCCGCGGCCCAGCCTCGTCTCCCTCCGACCCTCCCCCTGCCCGCTcgtccctcccctctgccccctgctCTCCCTGCCCGTCCCCTCCAGCAGGCGGCCCGAGCAGCCTGGCGCCCGGGACGGCGCTGCAGCCGCAGGAGTCGGTGGGCCCGGGGGCCGGCGCCGAGGCCGCGGCCGCGCTGCCGCTCCCGGCGCTGCTCTTCGGCGCCCCCGCGCTCCTGGGCCTGGCGCTGGCCCTGGTCCTGCTGGGCCTGGTGAGCTGGAGGCGCCGACGGCGGCGGCCCGGCGCGACGGCCGCCCCGGGGGCCCCGGACGGAGACCAGGACGGTGAGTTCCGCGTCCAGGGGAAC contains:
- the TNFRSF13C gene encoding tumor necrosis factor receptor superfamily member 13C translates to MRRGRRSRRVRDREAPTQCLQTQCFDPLVRRCVACSLLRTTEPRPGGPSSLAPGTALQPQESVGPGAGAEAAAALPLPALLFGAPALLGLALALVLLGLVSWRRRRRRPGATAAPGAPDGDQDAPEPLDNDILSPGTLDTTAPTWLPPSEDPATTPPAHSVPVPATELGSTELVTTKTAGPEQR